The Negativicutes bacterium region CAAAATAAAGAGAAGATTGACTGGCAATCTTCTCTAGTTTTACAGTATTTTAACAATGTTATAATTAGAATCACGCTCTACGGCAATTCGACCCGTCTGCTTGATTACATCAATTAAACAATCTTGCGATAATGATGTACTGGACTTAGCTCCAGCCGCATGCATTATTTTTTCTTCCTTTATCGTACCATCAATATCATTAGCCCCAAAACCTAAAGCAATTTGTGCAATCGGTAAAGTCAACATTACCCAGTAAGCTTTAATATTTTTAAAATTATCCAACATCAAGCGGGAAATCGCCATCGTTTTCAAATCATCCCAGACCGTAGTACGCTCAATCTTTTGCTCTAATTCCGTATTAATCGGATGAAACGGAAAACAAATAAAGGTTTGAAAACCACCGGTTTCATCTTGCAATTGGCGTAAAGAGAGCAAATGCTCAACTCTTTCCTCAATAGTCTCAATGTGCCCATATAACATACTGGCATTAGTCTTTAAGCCTAACTTATGTGCAGTACGCGCAACTTCTAACCACTCATTAGCACTAGCCTTATTCGGACATAACTCATCTCTTACCCTATCCGATAAAATTTCCGCACCGCCCCCCGGCATTGATTGGACACCGGCAGCAATTAACTCCTGTAAGACCTCTTCTATCGACTTACCGGAGATATTAGCAAAATGAGTTATTTCTACCCCGGTAAAAGCTTTTAAATGAACCTGCGGTAACTGTTCCTTTATACTTTTGATAATATCTACATAAAACTCAAACGGCCATTTAGGATGTAGTCCGCTTACAATATGAAACTCTTTTAAGTCAGGGTCCTTCGCTGCATTTTTAGCTAGCTCCAACGCCTTTTCTTTCGTCATTTCATAAGCTTGCTTACTATCTAGGTCACAACCAAACGCACAAAACTTACAACGTGAAAGACACACATTAGTTAAGTTTAAATGACGGTTAACATTGTAATAAACATAATCTCCACTGATTTTTTTGCGTCTTTCATCAGCCAGCATCCCTAGCCACGCCAAATTATCACATTTATATAACGCCATTGCATCTTCCTTCGACAATCGCTCTCCGGCAAACACCTTGGCCTCAATAGCCTTTAGGACATTGTCCAACATAAAACACTCCTAACCACAACAAAAACTAAGATATAATATCCAACCATATAATTTTACATCATTTTATTACTACAGACAAGAATATTAAGGTTTTTGTTAGTGTTAGCTAAACTTATTTTATAATCTATTCAGAAATTTTAAAACTTGGTCAATATTATCAGTAATAATCCCGTCAATACCGTATGAAATTAGCTTTTTCAGTAACGGCTCATCAAAAGTCTTACCACTGTGTTCCGGCCACGTCCAGGCCACAACTTTTAAGCCATAACCATGCGCTTCTTGCACCTCTTCAAAGGTTAAAGCAACATCCTCCACCGACCAAACAGCCCCACCTAAAGACTTAATCATTAAAGGAATAGAGTTATTATAATTTTTCAATAAATGTCCTGCAGTCCATTTACCGGCAATTAAGGTTTCTTCATTATAAAAACTATCATCATAACCGGTTGCACCTTGTATTGCAATGGACTCATATGAAGTTAAATAACTGGTTTTTATGGTGCGATCTAGTTGTTGCACGGCTAATAAGCATTGATAATCAAAACTTTGAACTTCCACCCGTTCTAGCAACTTGTATTCTGTCAACAATTGATACAATTTGTGAATCAGTATGTTATTATTGGCACTAAAATTAGGATTATTAACATCACTCTTTATTTCTAATTGTAACGCTGTCTTAGGATAATTTTTTAACAATCTGAACAGTTCACTTAATTCTAAAATTTCACTTTTGGGCAGAGCTGTTTGTTGCGGAAAATATTTTTTATATTCACTATGAGGATTAATTTTTCCGCTATTATAATTTTTAATTTCACCTAAGGTTAAGTTTTTATACAAAAAATGCTCCGGAATATTTTTTGTACTAGCACCAGCTACACCGATAAACTCGCCGTTATCATTTTGAATTAAATCAGCATTAACATATAAATCATGGGCTAAGATAATCTTTTCATCCTTAGTCAATACAATATCACCATCAAGATAA contains the following coding sequences:
- the mqnE gene encoding aminofutalosine synthase MqnE: MLDNVLKAIEAKVFAGERLSKEDAMALYKCDNLAWLGMLADERRKKISGDYVYYNVNRHLNLTNVCLSRCKFCAFGCDLDSKQAYEMTKEKALELAKNAAKDPDLKEFHIVSGLHPKWPFEFYVDIIKSIKEQLPQVHLKAFTGVEITHFANISGKSIEEVLQELIAAGVQSMPGGGAEILSDRVRDELCPNKASANEWLEVARTAHKLGLKTNASMLYGHIETIEERVEHLLSLRQLQDETGGFQTFICFPFHPINTELEQKIERTTVWDDLKTMAISRLMLDNFKNIKAYWVMLTLPIAQIALGFGANDIDGTIKEEKIMHAAGAKSSTSLSQDCLIDVIKQTGRIAVERDSNYNIVKIL
- a CDS encoding glycerophosphodiester phosphodiesterase; the encoded protein is MKKIAVYGHRGYRGLLPEHSLEGYKFALELGVDYLDGDIVLTKDEKIILAHDLYVNADLIQNDNGEFIGVAGASTKNIPEHFLYKNLTLGEIKNYNSGKINPHSEYKKYFPQQTALPKSEILELSELFRLLKNYPKTALQLEIKSDVNNPNFSANNNILIHKLYQLLTEYKLLERVEVQSFDYQCLLAVQQLDRTIKTSYLTSYESIAIQGATGYDDSFYNEETLIAGKWTAGHLLKNYNNSIPLMIKSLGGAVWSVEDVALTFEEVQEAHGYGLKVVAWTWPEHSGKTFDEPLLKKLISYGIDGIITDNIDQVLKFLNRL